The following coding sequences are from one Coffea arabica cultivar ET-39 chromosome 11e, Coffea Arabica ET-39 HiFi, whole genome shotgun sequence window:
- the LOC113718833 gene encoding putative late blight resistance protein homolog R1A-10 → MSEAAVSFVLENFKQILLYNVHLIADVRENVEELCKELKVLNGFLKDYTEMDSSIESLKVLRREIQRVVTEAEDVVEKYIVQSSQQSAKKGIDKILKAGKYGSKLHELGKEIEAVSRKVKALYEENRVGARLEAAHIQEMAKERAKKKQAPTVEEDNVVGFDAATEKVIQLLTGGSKELEVISIVGMLGLGKTTLAKKVLNDPKIEYDFFARTFIYVSQKFEKREVLLNILGSIGQLTEEVNKMPEPELARHLRKQLESIKYLIVMDDVWEDKDWDVLKVAFPNNKKGSRVLITTRFNHVATHANPTSDPYRLDFLTPEAGHELLRSKVFGENKCPEPLQKYELKIVDKCGGLPLAIVVIAGILIKKGRIPNWWSRVADSVNDYISRDEEHIKDVIMLSYNHLPYHLKPCFLYFGVFREDFDIPVWKLLRLWIAEGFVAQQRDLNLEDIAEEYLEELVDRNLVMVGQRRSNGQIKTCRVHDTLRDFCKEEGKEENIFHEIKKDDREILSSKSPTLDDCRRLCINANVMDYMSKKPSDAPVRSFLTSAKEETALDAKHVSLIPRAFKLLRVLEAKSLRFAVFPPDLCQLVLLKYISMSCKLDILPPAMSTLWSLQTLIVDTTARTLQIKSDIWKMPQLRHLHTNASTSLPCPTTPRCETLVNANLQTLSSISPQSCTKELFERTPKLKKLAICGKLAVLFQANGQSNLFETLCALDFLENLKLLNEDVSSPLKRLPQEHNFPSKLTRLTLSKTLLPWNQMSILGKLENLEVLKLKDNAFKGDRWRTESGGFQSLQFLHIGSTDLLSWDVAAADHLPVLKSLVLKHCSYLSRLPPSLAHISTLQLIDLSCTKLSVASSAKDIENLKLKQAQQKGNKSNRFKLLVYPPDHL, encoded by the exons ATGTCAGAAGCTGCTGTGAGTTTTGTCTTAGAAAACTTTAAGCAAATACTGCTCTATAATGTCCATTTAATAGCTGATGTGAGGGAGAATGTTGAGGAATTATGCAAAGAACTTAAGGTCTTGAATGGCTTTCTTAAGGACTACACTGAAATGGACAGCAGCATCGAGTCCCTGAAGGTGTTGCGGAGAGAGATCCAAAGGGTGGTAACCGAAGCTGAAGATGTGGTTGAAAAATACATCGTCCAATCCTCGCAGCAAAGTGCCAAGAAAGGGATTGACAAAATACTCAAAGCTGGCAAATACGGGAGCAAGCTTCACGAACTGGGGAAAGAAATTGAAGCAGTCAGTCGAAAAGTGAAGGCCCTATATGAGGAGAACCGGGTGGGAGCTCGCTTGGAGGCGGCACACATCCAGGAAATGGCCAAAGAACGTGCCAAGAAAAAGCAG GCTCCAACAGTGGAGGAAGATAACGTGGTTGGATTTGACGCTGCAACTGAGAAGGTGATCCAGCTTCTCACTGGCGGGTCAAAGGAACTGGAGGTAATATCAATTGTTGGAATGCTTGGGCTTGGGAAGACAACACTTGCTAAAAAGGTCTTAAATGACCCGAAAATTGAATATGATTTCTTTGCTCGGACATTTATCTATGTTTCTCAAAAATTTGAGAAGAGGGAGGTGCTCCTTAATATTCTGGGTTCTATTGGCCAACTCACTGAAGAAGTGAATAAGATGCCAGAACCAGAATTAGCAAGACATCTTCGCAAACAACTAGAGAGCATAAAGTACTTGATAGTTATGGATGATGTCTGGGAGGACAAGGATTGGGATGTGCTCAAAGTAGCTTTTCCAAACAACAAGAAGGGAAGCAGAGTCTTGATCACTACTCGATTCAATCATGTGGCTACCCATGCAAATCCTACGAGCGACCCTTATCGATTGGATTTCCTAACTCCCGAAGCGGGCCATGAGTTGCTCCGAAGTAAGGTTTTTGGCGAGAACAAGTGCCCAGAGCCACTACAGAAGTATGAGTTGAAGATAGTAGACAAATGTGGAGGACTTCCCCTGGCAATAGTGGTGATTGCTGGGATCCTCATAAAAAAGGGACGGATCCCTAATTGGTGGTCGCGAGTTGCTGACAGCGTCAATGACTATATTTCCAGGGATGAAGAGCACATTAAGGACGTAATAATGCTGAGTTACAACCATTTGCCTTACCACTTGAAACCTTGTTTTCTCTACTTTGGTGTCTTCAGAGAGGACTTTGACATCCCAGTCTGGAAGTTACTGCGGTTGTGGATCGCTGAAGGATTTGTGGCTCAGCAAAGAGATTTAAACTTGGAGGATATTGCAGAGGAATATCTGGAGGAACTTGTTGACAGGAATCTAGTTATGGTGGGACAGAGGAGGTCAAATGGCCAAATCAAAACTTGTCGTGTCCATGACACTTTGCGTGACTTCTGCAAGGAGGAAGGCAAGGAGGAAAACATCTTCCATGAAATTAAGAAGGATGACCGGGAAATCTTATCATCCAAGAGCCCAACCTTGGATGATTGTCGTCGTTTGTGCATCAATGCTAATGTCATGGATTATATGTCTAAAAAACCTTCTGACGCTCCTGTTCGCTCTTTCTTGACTTCGGCCAAGGAAGAAACTGCATTGGATGCTAAACATGTCTCCCTTATCCCAAGAGCATTCAAATTGCTTAGAGTGTTGGAAGCAAAGTCACTGAGATTTGCTGTGTTTCCCCCTGATCTGTGCCAACTAGTTCTCTTGAAGTACATTTCCATGTCTTGCAAACTTGACATCCTTCCGCCTGCAATGTCTACACTGTGGAGCTTGCAAACTCTTATAGTAGACACAACTGCACGTactcttcaaatcaaatcaGACATATGGAAGATGCCACAACTGAGGCATTTGCATACAAACGCATCCACTTCTTTGCCCTGCCCCACAACACCTAGATGCGAAACCTTGGTAAATGCAAATCTTCAAACCTTGTCTTCCATCTCACCCCAGAGTTGTACAAAAGAATTGTTTGAAAGGACTCCCaagctcaagaaattggccaTTTGTGGGAAATTGGCCGTACTTTTTCAGGCCAATGGCCAATCCAATTTATTTGAAACCCTCTGTGCATTAGATTTCCTTGAAAACTTGAAGCTATTGAACGAAGATGTGTCCTCCCCATTGAAAAGGCTTCCTCAAGAACACAATTTCCCGAGCAAGCTGACAAGGTTGACTCTGTCAAAGACTTTGCTGCCTTGGAATCAAATGTCCATCTTGGGAAAGCTGGAGAATCTTGAGGTTCTCAAGTTAAAGGACAATGCGTTTAAGGGTGATAGGTGGCGAACAGAGAGTGGGGGATTTCAGAGCCTCCAATTCCTGCACATTGGAAGCACAGATTTGTTGAGCTGGGATGTTGCAGCCGCGGATCACCTGCCTGTACTGAAAAGTCTTGTTCTTAAGCACTGCTCTTATCTTAGTCGACTTCCACCCAGCCTAGCACATATTTCCACCCTCCAACTGATTGACCTCAGTTGCACCAAGCTTAGCGTGGCCTCCTCTGCAAAAGACATTGAGAACCTGAAACTGAAACAAGCCCAGCAAAAAGGCAACAAAAGCAATAGGTTTAAGCTCTTGGTGTATCCCCCGGATCATTTGTGA